The genomic window GGTCGGCGGCGGTAGGCGCTGTATCGACCACGACGCCTGCGACGAGCGCAAAGAAGCGCGCTCGTCGTTCAGCCCAGCAGCGGTCTAGGCGTCCGGAAGAGGGACGGGGCGACGGTCAGCCGTACGCCGCGTCCCCGTCATGTTCTGGGAGTTGGCCGGGGTACCGGCCGTCGCGGTGCGCCGCGGGACGCGGGTCGAGTCGCTGCACGCGGTCGCGGCCTGCGTCTGCGACGAGGACGGCGAGGTCGTCCTCAAGCTCGGCACGATCGAGACGCCGGTGTTCCTGCGCTCGTCGGCCAAGCCGTTCATCGCCGCGGCGGCCGTCCGCGCCGGCGTCCTCGAACGATTCGGTTTCGGTCAGCGCGAGCTGGCCGTCATGTGCGCCTCGCACAGCGGCGAACCGGGCCATGTCGACGTCGTCGCCGCGATGCTGGCGCGCATCGGCGCGAGCGTCGACGATCTGCGCTGCGGCGCGCATCCGCCCTCGTACGAGCCGGCGGCCGCCGCGCTCGCCGCGCGCGGCGAGTCGCCGACGCAGCTGCACAACAACTGCAGCGGAAAGCACGCCGGGATCCTCGCGCTGGCGCGCGTGCTCGGGGCGCCGCTCGAGGGCTATCTCGAACCCGAGCACCCGGCGCAGCGCGCGATCATCGCTCTGTGCGAACGGGTCAGCGACGACGTCTTCACCGGTGACAAGCTCGCCGTCGACGGCTGCGGGATTCCGGTCTACGCGACCACCTTGCACCGGGCCGCGCGCTCGTTCGCCCGGATGGCCACGCTGCGCGGGCTGGCCGACGAAGACGCGGTCGCGCTCGCGCAGGTGACGGCGGCGATGACCGCCGAGCCGTGGTACGTCGCCGGCACCGGGCGCTTCGACACCGACCTGATGGTCGCGACCGGCGGCCGCATCGCCGCCAAGTCCGGCGCCGAGGCCGTGCACTGCGACGCGTTGCTCGACGCGGGGCTCGGCCTCGCGCTCAAGGTGATCGACGGCGGCCGACGCGCCGCCGCACCGGCGACGCTGGCCGTGCTCGACGCGGTGCGCGTGCTCGACCCCGCGGCGCGCGCCGCGCTGGCCTCCCACGCCCGGCTGGCGGTGAAAAACGTCGCCGGGCGGGTCGTCGGCGAGGTCGCCGCGCTCGACGGCTGGCTGCCTGAAGAAATTAATCTTCACTGAGCTGCCGACGGCAACCCTGCGCATCACAGTTTAGTCCCAGCTTCCGTGGTCGATTTCTTCCTCAGGCGCCCGATCTTCGCGGCCGTCTGTTCGCTCGTTATCCTCCTGCTGGGCGTGGTGGCGCTGCCGATCTTGCCGATCGCGCAGTACCCCAACATCGCGCCCCCCGTGGTGACGGTCACGTCGGTCTACACCGGGGCCAGCGCCGAGGCGGTCGAGGCGTCGGTGACGACGCCGCTCGAGCAGGCCATCAACACCGTTCAGGGGCTCAAGTACATCCAGTCCCAGTCGGGCAGCGACGGGACCTCGACCATCACCTGCACCTTCAACCTCGACCGGAACCTCGATCAGGCCGCCAACGACGTCCAGAACGCCGTCAACCTGGCTCAGGGCGACCTGCCGACCGAGGTCAAGCAGATCGGCGTCACCGTCTCCAAGAACTCGGGGACGTTCGTGATGGCGCTGGGCGTCACGTCCGACGACCCGCGCTGGGACCCGATCTACATGACCAACTACCTGGAGACGAACGTCACCAACGATCTCCAGCGTATCCCCGGCGTCTCCAACGTGCTGGTCTTCGGCGAGCGCAAGTACGCGATGCGCTTGTGGATCGACCCCAAGCGCCTGGCCGACAACGGGCTGGCGGCATCGGACGTCGTCAACGCGCTGACGGCGCAGAACGTGCAGGTCGCGGCCGGCTCGATCGGCGCGCCCCCGACCAACGGCAATCAGCCCTACGAGTACGGCGTGCGCGCCACCGGCCGCCTGCGCGACACGACGCAGTTCGCCAACATCATCATCCGGCCCAACCCCGACGGCGGCTTCGTACGCGTGCGCGACGTCGGCCGGGTCACGCTGGGCGCGGCGGACTACAGCGGCTCGCTGTGGTTCAACGGCAAGCCCGGCGTGGGTCTGGGGATCGAGCAGCTGCAGAGCGGCAACGCGCTCCAGGTCTCGCAGCAGATCCGTGCCACGCTGGATCGGATGCAGTCGAAGTTCCCGGTCGGGATGCACTACGCGATCGCGTTCGACTCGGCCGACTTCGTGCGCGAGTCGATCCGCGAGGTCACCTTCACCTTGGCGCTGGCGATCCTGCTGGTCGTGTTCGTCATCTTCCTGTTCTTGCAGGACTGGCGCACGACGCTGATCCCGGCGATCACCATCCCGGTCTCGCTGATCGGGACGTTCTTCCTCATGCAGCTGCTGGGCTTCTCGATCAACACGCTCACGCTGTTCGGGATGACGCTGGCGACCGGATTGGTCGTCGACGACGCGATCGTCGTCATCGAGAACGTCGCGCGCTTCATCCAGGAGAAGGGGATGTCGCCGCTCGAGGGCGCGCGCGAAGCGATGCGCGAGATCACCGGCGCCGTCGTCGCCTCGTCGCTCTCGCTGCTGGCGGTGTTCGTTCCGGTCGCATTCTTCCCGGGCACGACCGGCTTGCTCTACAAACAGTTCGCGCTGACCATCGTCTGCTCGATCTCGATCTCGCTGTTCAACGCCCTGACGCTCACGCCGGTCCTCTCCTCGTTGCTGCTCCGCAAGCGCACCCAGGAGCGCGGCATCTTCCGGCCGATCAACCGCGCGATCAGCGGCACGCGCGCCGCCTACCACGGCGCGCTGCCGGGGATCATGCGCTGGCGCGGGCTAGTGATGATCCTGTTCGCGGTGGCGCTGGCGGTGACGGGCTGGTGGTACACGACGATGCCCACCGGCTTCATTCCCAACGAAGACCAAGGCTTCATGATCGTCATGGCGCAGACGCCGGAAGGCTCGAGCCTCGACCAAACGCACGTCGTGCAGCGCGAGATCGAGGCGATCTTCCGCCGGCAGCCCGAGATCCAGAACGTCTTCGACGCGGGCGGCTTCGGCTTCACCGGCAACGGCTCGAACTACGCCACGATGTTCATCGGCCTCAAGCCGTGGGCCCAGCGGCGCGGTGCGGCGCACGAGCTCGACAAGGTCATCAACCGGGTCAACGCCGCGCTGTTCATGCTGCCCGACGCGCGCCAGTCGGCGTTCGCCTTCGACCCGCCATCGATCCCCGGCCTGGGTTTCCAGGGCGGCTTCAACTTCGAGCTCGAGGACCGGGCGGGGAACGGCATCCCGGCGCTGCAGCAGGCCGCCGGGCAGATCATCGGGCAAACGTATGCTCCCGGCAGCGCGGTCTCCAACGCCTACACGACGTTCCGCTCCGACAAGCCGACGGTGCTGGTCGACGTGAACCGCGACAAGGCGCTCAGCCTGGGCGTCGACCTGACGCAGATCTTCGGCTCGATGCAGGTCTACCTCGGCTCGGTGTACGTCAACGACTTCGACATGAACGGGCGCACGTATCGCGTCTACGTCGAAGCCGACGCGCCGTACCGGTCGCGGCTGAGCGATCTGGACACGATCTACGTCCATAGCGACAACCCGGTCGTGGTCAACGGCGTCTCGCAGACGGCGCCCGCGATCCCGCTCTCGGGCCTGGTGACGCTCAAGCAGGTCAAGGACCCGCACACGATCAGCCACTTCAACCTCTACCGCTCGATCGAGATCGACGGCGGTACGCCGCCCGGCTTCGGCAGCGGTCAGACGATCGCGCAGATGGACAAGCTGGCGAACGCGCTGCCGCCGGGCTTCGGCTACGAGTGGAGCGGGATCTCGCGCGAGGAGATCGAGGGTGGTTCGCAGGCGCTGCTGATCTTCGCGCTGGGCATCGTGTTCGTGTTCCTCGTCCTCTCGGCGCAGTACGAGTCGTTCTTGGACCCGCTGATCATCCTGTTCGCGGTGCCCTTGGCGCTGCTCGGTGCGTTGACCGGGCTCAAGCTGTTCGGCATCACCTCCGACGTGTTCGCGCAGGTCGGGTACGTGATGCTGATCGGACTGGCGGCCAAGAACGCGATCCTGATCGTCGAGTTCGCCAACCAGTTGCGCGAACAGGGCCTGGACGCGCGCAGCGCCGTCATCCGCGCCGCCGAGACGCGGTTTCGGCCGATCGTGATGACCTCGATCGCGTTCATCCTCGGCGTGACGCCGCTGGTGTTCGCCAGCGGTGCCGGCGCCAACGCGCGCCATTCGCTGGGCACGGTCGTGTTCTTCGGGATGATCGTCTCGACGGTGCTCAACTTGTTCGTCACGCCGGTGCTCTACGTGCTGATCGCCTGGATCGAGGATCGCTTCGGGATCGGGCACGGCCGCCACACGCCGCCGGACGGCGGCGACGAGGTCGCCGGAGCCCCGCAGCAACACCCGGCGACGATCTAGCCGCACACCCTACCGGCGGGAACTCCCTGCCCGGTAGGGTTTTCCCCCATGGTCGCGAGCGCGCGCCGTCTTTACGCTGGGCCGGACCCGGCTCCGCAAAGGCAGGCTCGAAGGTGCTCACGCAAACGCCCCTCATCTCCGCGCGCGCCGCACGAACGGTGGCGCTGCTCCTCGCCGCGGTCGTCGCCGGCTGCGGCACGACGACCTCGCCGCAGGCGACACCGGCCGGTGCACCGACGGCGACGCCGATGCCTACCGGTGCGCCGACCGCGCCGCCGTTGCCCGCGCAGAGCGCGTTCAGCGCCACCAGCGCGGTCGCGCTGCCGGCGGACGGCGGTTCCGTCGCGTTGCCCTCGGCCGGCGGCTACGGCGGCACGCTCGCGCTTCCCACGCCGTCCTCGGCGCCGGCGAACGCGACGTTGGCCGAGACGATCGCGAGCGGCGCGAGTGCGCCCGCCGCCGGCGTGCCGGCGCTGAGCATCGCTCGCGCAGCGGCGGCCGCACGCCGGACGCAGGCGTCCACGCCGATCTCGGTGCTGCTGTACGTTGAGCTGGCGTTTTCGGCCAGCGTGACGCTGCCGGACGCGCCCGGCTTCGCGTTCTCGGTGCCGTCCGGCTTGCCGAGCGCGAACTATTATCTCGCGCTGTACGATCCGACGCGGCCGAGTCTCGGCTGGCAGCTCGGCTTCGAAGGCCCGGCGGCGCTCGGTACCAACGCCTTCACCTTCGCGCCGCCCGCGAGCGCGTCGCCGTTCAGCTTCGCCGCGAACGTGCCCGAGTATTTCGCCGTCTACGCGGTGAGCCCGGCGCTGGCGGCGCCCACGCCGGCGCCGTCGATCGCGCCGGTTCCGGCCGCGACGCCGGCGCCGTTCACCGTCGCGCCGGCGTCGGTCGCGCTGTTGGCGGCCGGACAAACGGCGAGCGCGACGATCGGCGACCCGACCGGCTATGCCGGCGCGTACGCCGTCACCTCGTCGAACCCGGCGGTCGCCACCGCGTCGATCAGCGGTACGACGATCACCGTCACGGCGGTCGCGGCCGGTACGGCCACGATCGGCGTCGCCGATGCGCAAGCGCGCACGGCGAGCATCGCCGTCGGCGTCACCACCACCACGCTGCCGGTCCAATAGCGGCGCGAACGCGAGCTTGGAGGAAATCGTGCGACACCACTCCGTCATCGGACTCCTGCTGATCGCCGGCGCCGCCACCATCGTCGGATGCGGCGGCGGCACCAGCCAACCCGCCGTGCCGCGCACCGTGACGCCGGGCGGCGGCAGCGCCGCGCCGGCCACGC from Candidatus Sulfotelmatobacter sp. includes these protein-coding regions:
- a CDS encoding asparaginase: MFWELAGVPAVAVRRGTRVESLHAVAACVCDEDGEVVLKLGTIETPVFLRSSAKPFIAAAAVRAGVLERFGFGQRELAVMCASHSGEPGHVDVVAAMLARIGASVDDLRCGAHPPSYEPAAAALAARGESPTQLHNNCSGKHAGILALARVLGAPLEGYLEPEHPAQRAIIALCERVSDDVFTGDKLAVDGCGIPVYATTLHRAARSFARMATLRGLADEDAVALAQVTAAMTAEPWYVAGTGRFDTDLMVATGGRIAAKSGAEAVHCDALLDAGLGLALKVIDGGRRAAAPATLAVLDAVRVLDPAARAALASHARLAVKNVAGRVVGEVAALDGWLPEEINLH
- a CDS encoding efflux RND transporter permease subunit, which codes for MVDFFLRRPIFAAVCSLVILLLGVVALPILPIAQYPNIAPPVVTVTSVYTGASAEAVEASVTTPLEQAINTVQGLKYIQSQSGSDGTSTITCTFNLDRNLDQAANDVQNAVNLAQGDLPTEVKQIGVTVSKNSGTFVMALGVTSDDPRWDPIYMTNYLETNVTNDLQRIPGVSNVLVFGERKYAMRLWIDPKRLADNGLAASDVVNALTAQNVQVAAGSIGAPPTNGNQPYEYGVRATGRLRDTTQFANIIIRPNPDGGFVRVRDVGRVTLGAADYSGSLWFNGKPGVGLGIEQLQSGNALQVSQQIRATLDRMQSKFPVGMHYAIAFDSADFVRESIREVTFTLALAILLVVFVIFLFLQDWRTTLIPAITIPVSLIGTFFLMQLLGFSINTLTLFGMTLATGLVVDDAIVVIENVARFIQEKGMSPLEGAREAMREITGAVVASSLSLLAVFVPVAFFPGTTGLLYKQFALTIVCSISISLFNALTLTPVLSSLLLRKRTQERGIFRPINRAISGTRAAYHGALPGIMRWRGLVMILFAVALAVTGWWYTTMPTGFIPNEDQGFMIVMAQTPEGSSLDQTHVVQREIEAIFRRQPEIQNVFDAGGFGFTGNGSNYATMFIGLKPWAQRRGAAHELDKVINRVNAALFMLPDARQSAFAFDPPSIPGLGFQGGFNFELEDRAGNGIPALQQAAGQIIGQTYAPGSAVSNAYTTFRSDKPTVLVDVNRDKALSLGVDLTQIFGSMQVYLGSVYVNDFDMNGRTYRVYVEADAPYRSRLSDLDTIYVHSDNPVVVNGVSQTAPAIPLSGLVTLKQVKDPHTISHFNLYRSIEIDGGTPPGFGSGQTIAQMDKLANALPPGFGYEWSGISREEIEGGSQALLIFALGIVFVFLVLSAQYESFLDPLIILFAVPLALLGALTGLKLFGITSDVFAQVGYVMLIGLAAKNAILIVEFANQLREQGLDARSAVIRAAETRFRPIVMTSIAFILGVTPLVFASGAGANARHSLGTVVFFGMIVSTVLNLFVTPVLYVLIAWIEDRFGIGHGRHTPPDGGDEVAGAPQQHPATI
- a CDS encoding Ig-like domain-containing protein, which codes for MALLLAAVVAGCGTTTSPQATPAGAPTATPMPTGAPTAPPLPAQSAFSATSAVALPADGGSVALPSAGGYGGTLALPTPSSAPANATLAETIASGASAPAAGVPALSIARAAAAARRTQASTPISVLLYVELAFSASVTLPDAPGFAFSVPSGLPSANYYLALYDPTRPSLGWQLGFEGPAALGTNAFTFAPPASASPFSFAANVPEYFAVYAVSPALAAPTPAPSIAPVPAATPAPFTVAPASVALLAAGQTASATIGDPTGYAGAYAVTSSNPAVATASISGTTITVTAVAAGTATIGVADAQARTASIAVGVTTTTLPVQ